From the genome of Anopheles moucheti chromosome 3, idAnoMoucSN_F20_07, whole genome shotgun sequence, one region includes:
- the LOC128303253 gene encoding uncharacterized protein LOC128303253 yields the protein MSAQRWIHCGLCSRLMVNKETKFYHLSCTDILCRPCMAKTNRGTSCPICNSSVRQFTELGDGMGRREKILYHPLPVSFYQLASQTLIFQQKHRSNLVRAILKARASLRRLDELEAQIRQRVMETHTRYENMRRLRRTLQESMRKTMVAGERRNTTADTLCPVAMGTVPQRRMSTCTPSLQPAVVTPVQSQRRFSIDSFYLVDSVKMSQANNSNDSGIGVTPSSDASFVGSGRSISSSTPTTITPIPAPYTAQRRMSVGVGALQTNFTPFKAPRRYSTDTVNQLMAGKSFNGSSSMSNTGGTGGTLTSSLFIGPKPFTTVSEFYSNNKK from the coding sequence ATGTCCGCACAACGATGGATACACTGTGGGCTCTGCAGCAGACTGATGGTAaacaaggaaacaaaattCTACCATCTATCCTGCACGGATATACTGTGCCGGCCGTGCATGGCGAAAACAAACCGTGGAACTAGCTGCCCCATATGCAACAGCTCCGTACGTCAGTTTACCGAGCTCGGTGATGGTATGGGCAGGCGGGAGAAGATACTTTACCATCCGTTACCGGTCAGCTTCTACCAGCTCGCCAGCCAAACACTCATATTCCAGCAGAAGCATCGATCGAATCTCGTTCGGGCAATACTGAAGGCACGCGCATCGTTACGGCGTCTCGACGAGCTGGAAGCGCAGATACGCCAGCGGGTTATGGAAACACACACCCGGTACGAAAATATGCGCCGATTACGTCGAACTTTGCAGGAAAGCATGCGCAAAACAATGGTTGCGGGTGAACGAAGAAACACGACAGCCGATACCTTGTGTCCGGTAGCAATGGGAACAGTTCCACAGCGCAGGATGTCTACATGTACACCGTCGCTGCAACCAGCAGTCGTAACTCCTGTGCAGTCTCAGCGCAGGTTTTCCATTGATTCGTTCTACCTGGTCGATAGTGTGAAGATGTCGCAGGCAAACAATTCGAATGATTCCGGCATCGGTGTAACACCTTCATCGGATGCTAGTTTTGTTGGGAGTGGCCGTTCCATTTCAAGCAGCACCCCGACGACGATAACTCCCATTCCTGCCCCATACACTGCCCAACGACGCATGTCTGTTGGAGTCGGTGCTTTGCAAACGAACTTCACACCCTTCAAAGCACCCCGAAGATACTCAACAGATACGGTTAATCAGTTAATGGCGGGGAAAAGTTTTAACGGAAGTAGTAGTATGTCCAATACTGGAGGTACTGGAGGCACCTTAACCAGTTCCTTATTCATTGGACCTAAACCTTTTACAACCGTGAGTGAGTTTTAttccaacaataaaaaatga